In a single window of the Desulfovibrio mangrovi genome:
- the rplR gene encoding 50S ribosomal protein L18 produces the protein MKSKNEKRLRRKVRIRKKISGTAERPRLVVFRSNLHIYAQLVDDQIGATVASASTLALGKDGETLKANKIGAGKVGAEIARLAKEKDIARVVFDRNGYIYHGSIKAIADAAREAGLEF, from the coding sequence ATGAAGTCCAAGAACGAAAAAAGGCTGCGCCGCAAGGTCCGCATCCGCAAAAAGATCTCCGGTACTGCGGAGCGTCCCCGTCTGGTCGTCTTCAGGTCTAACCTGCATATCTACGCCCAGCTGGTGGACGATCAGATTGGTGCGACCGTTGCGTCCGCTTCCACTCTGGCCCTTGGCAAGGATGGTGAAACCTTGAAGGCTAACAAGATCGGCGCTGGTAAAGTTGGTGCCGAAATTGCCCGCCTCGCCAAGGAAAAGGACATCGCGCGCGTGGTGTTCGACCGTAACGGCTACATCTATCACGGCAGCATCAAGGCAATCGCTGACGCAGCTCGTGAAGCTGGCCTGGAATTCTAA
- the rplF gene encoding 50S ribosomal protein L6: protein MSRIGKQPIPIPSGVEVKIGADVVEVKGPKGSLSTPVEACLNYEMADGHVVLTRKNETRQASAQHGLRRTLLANCIEGVSKGYSKTLEVIGVGFKVAVKGSSIELAVGFSHPVVVELPKGLEAKAEGNKLTVSGADKQLVGEFAASIRRIRKPEPYKGKGIKYENEQIRRKAGKSAGK from the coding sequence ATGTCTCGAATCGGAAAACAGCCTATCCCGATCCCTTCCGGTGTTGAAGTAAAGATCGGTGCGGACGTTGTTGAGGTAAAGGGCCCCAAGGGCAGCCTTTCTACTCCTGTCGAAGCGTGCCTGAACTACGAAATGGCCGACGGCCACGTAGTACTCACCCGCAAGAATGAGACCCGTCAGGCCAGTGCTCAGCACGGCCTGCGTCGTACTCTTCTTGCCAACTGCATCGAAGGCGTTTCCAAGGGTTATTCCAAGACCCTGGAAGTCATCGGCGTTGGCTTCAAGGTCGCAGTGAAGGGCAGCTCCATTGAACTTGCCGTTGGTTTCTCCCACCCCGTAGTTGTTGAGCTCCCCAAGGGACTCGAAGCTAAGGCTGAAGGGAACAAGCTGACCGTATCCGGCGCAGACAAGCAGCTCGTTGGCGAGTTTGCAGCGTCTATCCGCCGTATCCGCAAGCCTGAACCGTACAAGGGCAAGGGCATTAAGTACGAAAATGAGCAGATCCGCCGCAAGGCCGGTAAGTCTGCAGGTAAATAG
- the rpsH gene encoding 30S ribosomal protein S8, with protein sequence MLTDPIADMLTRIRNAHLALHQEVSVPRSKMKEAIALILKAEGYVNDYTVGDREIKIALKYHQGKPVIAGLKKISKPGRRVYVGAQEIPKVQNGLGICILSTSRGLLEGGAAKDANTGGELLCEIW encoded by the coding sequence ATGCTGACTGATCCTATTGCTGATATGCTGACGCGTATCCGCAACGCACACTTGGCCCTGCATCAGGAAGTGAGTGTGCCGCGCTCGAAGATGAAGGAAGCCATTGCCCTCATCCTCAAGGCAGAAGGTTACGTGAACGATTACACGGTAGGCGACCGTGAGATCAAGATTGCCCTCAAGTACCATCAGGGCAAGCCGGTTATCGCCGGTCTGAAGAAGATCTCCAAGCCTGGCCGTCGTGTTTACGTCGGTGCTCAGGAGATTCCCAAGGTTCAGAACGGCCTTGGAATCTGCATCCTGTCCACCTCCCGTGGTTTGCTCGAAGGTGGCGCTGCTAAAGACGCCAACACCGGCGGCGAACTTCTTTGTGAAATCTGGTAG
- a CDS encoding type Z 30S ribosomal protein S14, which yields MSRTSLEVKAKRKPKFSARAYNRCPICGRPRAYMRKFGICRICFRNMSLRGELPGVRKSSW from the coding sequence GTGTCTCGTACGTCGCTTGAAGTTAAAGCAAAGCGCAAGCCGAAGTTCAGTGCTCGCGCATACAACCGTTGTCCCATTTGTGGGCGTCCCCGCGCATACATGCGTAAGTTCGGCATCTGCCGTATCTGCTTCCGCAACATGTCTCTGCGTGGTGAACTGCCCGGTGTTCGCAAGTCGAGCTGGTAA
- the rplE gene encoding 50S ribosomal protein L5, producing the protein MNRLQKIYMETVVPALQKEFQYKSSMQVPGLEKISLNIGLGEASNNNKLLEEAVKELSVIAGQKAVITRAKKSIAAFKLREGMPIGCRVTLRKDMMWDFYDKLVNFALPRVRDFRGIPDRGFDGRGNFTLGIKEHTIFPELEVDRVDNPKGMNITIVTTATTDKEGKFLLDQLGMPFKK; encoded by the coding sequence ATGAACCGTCTGCAAAAGATCTATATGGAAACTGTGGTGCCGGCCCTGCAGAAGGAGTTCCAGTATAAGAGCTCCATGCAGGTTCCCGGGCTGGAAAAGATCTCCCTGAACATCGGCCTTGGCGAAGCAAGCAACAACAACAAGCTTCTCGAAGAAGCCGTTAAGGAGCTCTCCGTCATTGCCGGGCAGAAGGCAGTTATCACCCGCGCAAAGAAGTCCATCGCTGCGTTCAAGCTGCGTGAAGGCATGCCCATCGGCTGCCGTGTAACGCTCCGCAAGGACATGATGTGGGACTTCTATGACAAGCTGGTAAACTTCGCGCTGCCCCGAGTCCGCGACTTCCGCGGGATTCCGGATCGTGGCTTTGATGGCCGTGGTAACTTTACCCTGGGCATCAAGGAGCACACTATCTTCCCCGAACTCGAAGTGGACCGCGTGGACAATCCGAAGGGTATGAACATCACTATCGTGACCACCGCGACCACTGACAAAGAAGGCAAGTTCCTGCTGGACCAGCTGGGCATGCCCTTCAAGAAGTAA
- the rplX gene encoding 50S ribosomal protein L24 — translation MKQYRIHKDDKVMVVSGKDKGKIGKVLKILRKKDRVLVEQVNVVKRHTKANPYLQQPGGIVEKEMPIHVSNVMVMCDACASPTKVGYRYTEDGKKVRFCKKCNEIIG, via the coding sequence ATGAAGCAGTATCGTATTCACAAAGACGACAAAGTAATGGTTGTCTCCGGTAAGGATAAGGGCAAGATCGGCAAGGTTCTCAAGATCCTTCGCAAGAAGGACCGAGTACTTGTTGAGCAGGTAAACGTGGTAAAGCGCCACACCAAGGCTAACCCTTACCTGCAGCAGCCCGGCGGCATTGTCGAAAAGGAAATGCCCATCCACGTTTCCAACGTGATGGTCATGTGTGACGCTTGCGCCAGCCCCACTAAGGTTGGCTACCGTTACACCGAAGACGGCAAAAAAGTCCGTTTCTGCAAAAAGTGCAACGAAATCATTGGATAG
- the rplN gene encoding 50S ribosomal protein L14 produces MIQVESTLEVADNSGAKKVACIKVLGGSHRRYASVGDIIVVSVKEAIPHAKVKKGDVMKAVIVRTKKEIRRADGSYIKFDTNAAVVLSKQGEPVGTRIFGPVARELRGKGFMKIVSLAPEVL; encoded by the coding sequence ATGATCCAGGTAGAATCTACTCTTGAAGTAGCCGACAATTCCGGTGCCAAGAAGGTTGCCTGCATCAAGGTACTCGGTGGTTCTCACCGCCGCTATGCCTCCGTGGGCGATATCATCGTTGTCTCCGTGAAAGAGGCTATACCTCATGCTAAGGTAAAGAAAGGGGATGTGATGAAGGCAGTTATCGTGCGTACGAAGAAAGAAATTCGTCGCGCCGATGGTTCCTACATCAAGTTCGACACCAACGCTGCTGTGGTTCTGTCCAAGCAGGGTGAGCCTGTCGGCACCCGTATCTTCGGACCCGTTGCCCGCGAACTGCGCGGTAAGGGTTTCATGAAGATCGTATCCCTCGCACCTGAGGTTCTGTAG
- the rpsQ gene encoding 30S ribosomal protein S17 has translation MSEAIVKQNGRTLVGTVVSDKNDKTIVVRVETLVKHPLLKKYIRRRKKFTAHDPQNECGMGDKVKIVEFRPLSRNKRWHLVSILEKAV, from the coding sequence ATGTCCGAAGCTATCGTAAAGCAAAACGGCAGAACGCTCGTTGGCACTGTTGTAAGCGACAAGAACGACAAGACCATCGTTGTTCGTGTTGAAACTCTGGTTAAGCACCCCCTGCTGAAGAAGTACATCCGCCGCAGGAAAAAGTTCACCGCACATGATCCGCAGAACGAATGCGGCATGGGTGACAAGGTGAAGATCGTTGAGTTTCGTCCGCTCAGCCGCAACAAGCGCTGGCATCTGGTATCCATTTTGGAAAAAGCCGTTTAG
- the rpmC gene encoding 50S ribosomal protein L29, whose translation MKTAELRKLSAEELKTKLEESRKELFDLRFKHATAQLQKTSGLPETKRNIARILTILKEKGA comes from the coding sequence ATGAAGACTGCAGAATTGAGAAAGCTGAGCGCCGAAGAGCTGAAGACCAAGCTCGAAGAATCCCGCAAGGAACTCTTCGACCTGCGCTTCAAGCATGCTACCGCACAGCTTCAGAAGACCTCCGGATTGCCGGAAACCAAGCGCAACATTGCGCGTATACTGACTATCCTGAAAGAAAAGGGAGCGTAG
- the rplP gene encoding 50S ribosomal protein L16: MLMPKRSKFRKHQTGRLKGKALRGNSVAFGDVGLKALEHGKLSNQQIEAARIAMIRHIKRGGQVWIRVFPDRVKTSKPLEVRQGKGKGAPCGWYAPVKPGRVLYEIKGVDIELAKEALSRAAYKLPIKTAIVVKEGI, encoded by the coding sequence ATGCTGATGCCCAAAAGATCTAAATTCCGTAAGCACCAGACTGGCCGCCTGAAGGGTAAGGCCCTTCGCGGTAACAGCGTTGCTTTCGGTGATGTAGGCTTGAAGGCGTTGGAACATGGCAAGCTTTCCAACCAGCAGATTGAAGCTGCACGTATTGCCATGATCCGTCACATCAAGCGTGGTGGCCAGGTTTGGATTCGCGTCTTCCCCGACCGTGTCAAGACCAGCAAGCCTCTTGAAGTTCGTCAGGGTAAAGGTAAGGGTGCTCCCTGCGGTTGGTACGCCCCCGTAAAGCCCGGCCGCGTTCTGTACGAAATCAAGGGTGTTGATATTGAACTCGCTAAGGAAGCACTTTCCCGTGCTGCCTACAAGCTCCCCATCAAGACCGCTATCGTGGTAAAGGAGGGGATCTAA
- the rpsC gene encoding 30S ribosomal protein S3, with protein MGQKVHPYGFRLGYNKNWKSRWYSKKEYPAFVYEDDKIRKYVKKALFHAGIASIELERAGGKVRLILSTARPGIVIGRKGVEIEKLRADLRKKFNREFSIEVNEIRRPEIDAQLVAESIAQQLERRVAFRRAMKRTVSMARKFGAEGIKVGCGGRLAGAEIARSEWYREGRVPLQTLRADIDYGFAEASTTYGIIGVKVWIFKGEILDSEVMQ; from the coding sequence ATGGGTCAAAAAGTACATCCGTACGGATTCCGCCTCGGGTACAACAAGAATTGGAAGTCCCGCTGGTACAGCAAAAAGGAATACCCGGCCTTCGTTTACGAAGACGACAAGATTCGCAAGTATGTGAAGAAGGCCCTGTTCCATGCCGGCATCGCCAGCATTGAACTTGAGCGCGCCGGTGGTAAGGTTCGTCTGATTCTCTCCACTGCACGCCCCGGTATTGTTATCGGTCGCAAGGGTGTTGAAATCGAAAAGCTCCGCGCTGACCTTCGCAAGAAGTTCAACCGTGAGTTCTCCATCGAAGTCAACGAGATCCGTCGTCCTGAAATTGATGCCCAGTTGGTGGCAGAAAGCATCGCTCAGCAGCTTGAGCGCCGTGTTGCCTTCCGTCGCGCCATGAAGCGTACCGTTTCCATGGCTCGCAAGTTTGGCGCAGAAGGCATCAAGGTTGGTTGCGGCGGTCGTCTTGCCGGTGCAGAAATCGCACGTAGCGAATGGTACCGCGAAGGTCGCGTTCCGCTGCAGACTCTGCGCGCTGACATCGACTACGGCTTTGCCGAGGCCTCTACCACTTACGGCATCATCGGCGTCAAGGTCTGGATCTTCAAAGGTGAAATCCTTGACAGTGAGGTAATGCAGTAA
- the rplV gene encoding 50S ribosomal protein L22 → MQAQATAKFIRVSPRKTRLVARNVNGLPVEDALNILKLTPQKAAGIIYKVLHSAVANAEQMPGVDVDAMVVKQVIVNEGPTWKRFMPRAQGRATSIKKRTSHITVILEEN, encoded by the coding sequence ATGCAAGCCCAAGCTACAGCAAAGTTTATCCGCGTGTCCCCGCGCAAGACCCGTCTCGTTGCACGCAACGTGAACGGTCTTCCCGTGGAAGACGCACTTAATATCCTGAAGCTTACCCCGCAGAAAGCTGCCGGAATCATCTACAAGGTGCTTCATTCCGCAGTGGCCAACGCAGAGCAGATGCCCGGCGTTGACGTGGACGCGATGGTAGTCAAGCAGGTTATCGTTAACGAAGGTCCTACCTGGAAGCGTTTTATGCCCCGTGCACAAGGTCGTGCCACGAGCATCAAGAAGCGCACCAGCCACATCACTGTAATTCTTGAAGAAAATTAG